In Anaerostipes hadrus ATCC 29173 = JCM 17467, a single genomic region encodes these proteins:
- the rbfA gene encoding 30S ribosome-binding factor RbfA produces the protein MRKNSIKNTRINGEVQRELSRIISREIKDPRIAPMTSVVDAVVTSDLKQCKAYISVLGNDEEKEETMKGLNSAVGYIRRELAHSINLRNTPEITFILDDSIEYGVNMSKKIDELNHGSENETL, from the coding sequence ATGAGAAAAAACAGCATTAAAAATACAAGGATCAATGGTGAAGTTCAGAGAGAATTAAGCCGTATCATCAGCAGAGAGATCAAAGATCCAAGAATTGCACCAATGACATCTGTTGTTGATGCCGTTGTGACATCGGATCTGAAACAGTGCAAAGCATATATCAGTGTTCTTGGAAATGATGAAGAAAAAGAAGAAACGATGAAAGGCTTAAACAGTGCGGTAGGTTATATCCGCCGAGAACTTGCACACTCTATTAATTTAAGAAATACACCAGAGATTACATTTATTTTAGATGATTCCATTGAATATGGAGTAAATATGTCAAAGAAGATAGATGAATTAAATCATGGGAGTGAGAATGAAACACTTTAA
- the rnpM gene encoding RNase P modulator RnpM, whose amino-acid sequence MNRKIPTRKCIGCGELKEKNQLVRIVRSKEGEISLDMTGKKNGRGAYICPDPQCLKQAFKKKGLDRSFKIGVPESVYETLKKEMEELYE is encoded by the coding sequence ATGAATCGAAAAATTCCAACAAGAAAATGTATCGGGTGCGGTGAATTAAAAGAAAAGAATCAATTAGTCCGGATCGTAAGATCAAAAGAAGGCGAGATCAGTCTTGATATGACTGGAAAGAAAAATGGGAGAGGGGCATATATATGCCCTGATCCACAGTGTCTAAAACAAGCATTTAAGAAAAAAGGACTAGATCGTTCTTTTAAGATAGGAGTACCGGAATCGGTCTATGAGACATTAAAAAAGGAGATGGAAGAACTTTATGAATAA
- the infB gene encoding translation initiation factor IF-2, with the protein MAKFRVYEIAKKYNKDNKEILEILKANHVEVKNHMSTIGDEQIKMIENALKPKKEAKQDHNSKKQENSKRKDNKKAQNMEKKNNKKTQEVKNNKNNSKNKNNDGDKKILRKDNPQNSQKFGKNNKKNKKFNNKNQNQNQEHKKKKKTSGPGAFIKPEPVKKPEIDPNAPVKIPPVLTLKELADALSIPANDIIKKLLISGAGMLNVNSELDFEKAEEIAMEFDRLVEMEEQVDVIEELLKEEEEDETDMIVRPPVVCVMGHVDHGKTSLLDKIRSSHVTTGEAGGITQHIGAYVVETSNGKITFLDTPGHEAFTSMRMRGAQSTDIAILVVAADDGVMPQTIEAINHAKAAGIEIIVAINKIDKESANIERVKQELIEYELVPEDWGGSTIFCPVSAHTGEGIDELLDMVSLTAEVLELKANPNRKARGIVLEAQLDKGRGPVATVLVQKGTLHVGDAVAIGSAHGKVRAMINDKGKRIKTAGPSTPVEILGLSEVPNAGEVMMVMDSEKEARSVAEKFIAYGREKMLSETKQQLSLDDLFNQIQAGSVKELNIIVKADVQGSVEAVKQSLVKLSNDEVAVKVIHGGVGAITESDVNLAAASNAIIIGFNVRPEPAAKDAASAEKVDLRLYRVIYNAIEDIEAAMKGMLDPEFVEKVTGHAEVRQIFKASGVGTIAGSYVLDGTIQRDSSARIIRDGIVVHEGKLASIQRGKDAVKEVRSGFECGLVMESYNDIKEGDQIESFIMEEVPR; encoded by the coding sequence ATGGCAAAATTCAGAGTTTATGAAATTGCAAAGAAATATAATAAAGACAATAAAGAAATTTTAGAAATCTTGAAAGCCAATCATGTAGAAGTGAAAAACCACATGAGTACCATAGGAGATGAGCAGATCAAAATGATCGAGAATGCGTTGAAACCAAAGAAAGAAGCAAAACAGGATCATAATTCAAAGAAACAGGAAAATTCAAAAAGAAAAGATAATAAAAAAGCACAGAATATGGAAAAGAAAAATAATAAAAAAACTCAGGAAGTAAAGAACAATAAAAATAATTCAAAAAATAAAAATAATGATGGGGATAAAAAGATCTTAAGAAAAGATAATCCTCAGAACTCTCAGAAGTTTGGGAAAAATAATAAAAAGAATAAGAAATTTAACAATAAAAACCAGAACCAGAATCAGGAGCATAAGAAAAAGAAAAAAACATCAGGACCTGGTGCCTTTATTAAACCAGAACCAGTAAAGAAACCGGAAATAGATCCAAATGCGCCAGTAAAGATTCCTCCAGTATTAACATTGAAAGAACTTGCAGATGCATTATCTATTCCTGCAAATGATATCATTAAGAAATTACTGATCAGCGGAGCTGGAATGTTAAATGTAAACTCTGAACTTGATTTTGAAAAAGCAGAAGAGATCGCAATGGAATTTGATCGTCTGGTAGAGATGGAAGAACAGGTAGATGTGATCGAAGAACTGTTAAAAGAAGAGGAAGAAGACGAAACAGATATGATCGTAAGACCACCAGTTGTCTGTGTTATGGGTCATGTTGACCATGGTAAAACTTCTTTACTTGACAAGATCCGTTCTTCTCATGTTACAACAGGAGAAGCAGGTGGTATCACACAGCATATTGGGGCTTATGTTGTTGAAACATCCAATGGAAAGATCACATTCTTAGATACACCAGGACATGAGGCATTCACATCTATGCGTATGAGAGGTGCCCAGTCTACTGATATTGCAATCTTAGTCGTAGCCGCAGATGACGGTGTTATGCCACAGACGATCGAAGCGATCAACCATGCGAAAGCAGCAGGAATCGAGATCATTGTTGCGATCAATAAGATTGATAAAGAAAGCGCTAACATTGAGAGAGTAAAACAGGAACTGATCGAATATGAATTGGTACCAGAAGACTGGGGTGGAAGCACGATCTTTTGTCCAGTATCTGCACATACAGGAGAAGGAATCGATGAATTATTAGATATGGTTTCTTTAACAGCAGAAGTTTTGGAATTAAAAGCAAATCCAAATCGTAAAGCAAGAGGTATTGTCTTAGAAGCACAACTTGATAAAGGTCGTGGACCAGTTGCAACTGTATTAGTACAGAAAGGTACATTACATGTTGGTGATGCAGTAGCAATCGGAAGTGCTCATGGTAAAGTTCGTGCAATGATAAATGACAAAGGAAAACGTATTAAAACAGCAGGACCATCTACACCAGTTGAGATCTTAGGTTTAAGTGAAGTTCCAAATGCTGGAGAAGTTATGATGGTTATGGATAGCGAAAAAGAAGCAAGATCCGTAGCAGAGAAATTTATTGCTTATGGACGTGAAAAAATGTTATCTGAGACAAAACAGCAGTTATCATTAGATGATCTATTTAACCAGATCCAGGCAGGAAGCGTCAAAGAATTGAATATCATTGTAAAAGCCGATGTACAGGGATCTGTAGAAGCGGTTAAACAGAGTCTTGTAAAACTTTCTAATGATGAAGTTGCAGTCAAAGTCATTCATGGTGGTGTAGGTGCTATCACAGAATCTGATGTAAACTTAGCAGCAGCTTCTAATGCGATCATTATCGGATTTAATGTTCGTCCAGAACCAGCGGCTAAAGATGCAGCAAGTGCAGAGAAAGTAGACCTTCGTCTGTATCGTGTCATCTACAATGCGATTGAAGATATTGAAGCAGCTATGAAGGGTATGCTAGATCCTGAATTTGTAGAGAAAGTTACAGGGCATGCAGAAGTACGTCAGATTTTCAAAGCCTCTGGAGTTGGAACGATCGCAGGATCTTATGTATTAGATGGAACAATTCAGCGTGACAGCTCAGCACGTATTATTCGTGATGGTATTGTTGTTCATGAAGGAAAACTTGCATCTATCCAACGTGGAAAAGATGCGGTCAAAGAAGTTCGCAGCGGATTTGAATGTGGTCTTGTTATGGAAAGCTATAATGACATCAAAGAAGGGGATCAGATCGAATCCTTTATTATGGAAGAGGTCCCAAGATAA
- a CDS encoding PolC-type DNA polymerase III, giving the protein MKVTTKPFFSVFPDLKVSDDVRSLFEDANIREITLKKKENMLKISFQCDHLISRVDTWRMERTIREQLFSKRFVKIRFQESYHLSEQYNLKYLMEHYMKSFLFELKGKGEVIFNVVRKGDYRIEDDVITFYFEDTFVNRNKAPEIKEFFEVILKERFSIDAKVGFDFSKTIDRSLKMESDYRLQQEIHTIVEHADIVEKEQKEEKKARKKAAATKKEHTFKKKPKYSDDPTLLYGRNCDGELMEIKDIYDEIGEVVIHGQITFLETREIRNEKTIIIFHITDFTDTISCKVFVRNEQLPDILDGLKKGGFYRIKAVAMYDKFDHEISLGSVAGIKAITDFREKRQDTSMEKRVELHLHTVMSDNDSVVQIKDIVNRAYEWGHPAVAITDHGVLQGFPIARHAYEDLRLKEDDSFKIIYGVEGYFVDDLGDLIIDSKGQSLMDSYVVFDIETTGFNSVNDRIIEIGAVRVVEGEIKETFSEFVNPERPIPYKITQLTTITDDMVKDAGTIEEILPQFLRFCEGSVLVAHNAGFDTGFIRENAKRLNLPYDHTVVDTLGLARCLMGHLGKFTLDNICKHLNIILETHHRAVDDATATGKIFVEFISMLKEKDITDLDQVNEFANDNVDLIKKGRMYHGIILVKNNTGRVNLNRLVSESHLNYFNRRPRMPKSLINKYRDGLIIGSACEAGELYQALLDERSDETIANIVSFYDYLEIQPVGNNEFMIGSERVENVNSIEDIQKFNQKIVDLGEQFHKPVVATCDVHFLNPDDAIYRSILLAGKGFKDADQQAPLYFRTTQEMLDEFAYLGSEKAKEVVITNTNKINDMIENISPIHPDKCPPVIPDSDKTLREICYNRAHEIYGDDLPERVTSRLEKELNSIIGNGYAVMYIIAQKLVWDSNDHGYLVGSRGSVGSSFAATMSGITEVNPLPAHYICPECHFVDFDSEQVQKYAKMGMSGFDMPDAYCPKCGAKMTKEGQDIPFETFLGFKGNKEPDIDLNFSGEYQGKAHAYVEVIFGKGKAFRAGTIGTLAEKTAYGYVLKYLEERGISKRRCEIERLALGCTGVKRTTGQHPGGIIVVPHDKEIYDFTAVQHPANDMNTPIITTHFEYHSIDQNLLKLDILGHDDPSMIRRMEDITGIDAQTIPMDDKGVMGLFHGTETLGITPEDIDGTPLGSLGVPEFGTDFVIQMLQDTHPQSFSDLVRISGLSHGTDVWLGNAQTLIENGDAVISTAICCRDDIMVYLINQGLEQEASFKIMEGVRKGKGLTDEQEQMMRDHNVPDWYIWSCKQIKYMFPKAHAAAYVMMAWRIAWYKVYHPLAYYAAYFSIRAKAFSYEDMCLGKERLDEKMSIIKNTPKHEVKNADLDLLREMKIADEMYARGYEFWPLDIYKAKAKDFQVIDGKIMPALTSIDGMGEKAAQQVEEAAKGEPFTSLENFRNRTKAPQACIEKMKELGIMGDLSDTDQLSFDFL; this is encoded by the coding sequence ATGAAAGTGACAACAAAACCATTTTTCAGTGTATTTCCAGATCTGAAAGTTTCTGACGATGTAAGATCTTTGTTTGAAGATGCGAATATTAGAGAGATCACACTAAAGAAAAAAGAAAACATGCTTAAGATTTCTTTTCAGTGTGATCATCTGATCTCAAGAGTCGATACATGGAGAATGGAACGCACGATCCGGGAACAGCTGTTTTCAAAGCGTTTTGTAAAGATTCGTTTTCAGGAAAGTTATCACCTGTCAGAACAATACAATCTCAAATATCTAATGGAGCATTACATGAAAAGCTTCCTCTTTGAGTTAAAAGGCAAAGGGGAGGTTATTTTTAATGTCGTGAGAAAAGGGGATTATAGAATTGAAGATGATGTGATCACATTTTACTTTGAAGATACATTCGTAAACCGTAATAAAGCCCCAGAGATCAAAGAATTTTTTGAGGTGATATTAAAAGAACGTTTTTCTATCGATGCAAAAGTCGGCTTTGATTTCTCTAAGACGATCGATCGAAGCCTTAAAATGGAAAGTGATTATCGCTTACAACAAGAAATCCATACGATCGTAGAGCACGCAGATATCGTGGAGAAAGAACAAAAAGAAGAGAAAAAAGCAAGAAAGAAAGCAGCTGCAACGAAAAAAGAACATACATTTAAGAAAAAACCAAAATATTCAGACGATCCAACATTATTATATGGACGAAATTGTGATGGCGAGCTGATGGAGATCAAGGATATCTATGATGAAATCGGGGAAGTTGTGATTCATGGGCAGATCACATTTCTTGAAACACGAGAGATCCGTAATGAAAAAACAATCATCATTTTTCATATTACCGATTTTACAGATACGATCAGCTGCAAGGTTTTCGTAAGAAATGAACAGCTGCCTGATATTTTAGATGGTTTGAAAAAAGGTGGATTCTATCGTATCAAAGCAGTTGCGATGTATGACAAATTTGATCATGAGATCTCTCTGGGATCTGTGGCAGGAATCAAGGCGATTACAGATTTCAGGGAAAAACGTCAGGATACATCCATGGAAAAACGTGTGGAATTACATCTCCATACAGTGATGAGCGATAATGACAGTGTGGTACAGATCAAAGATATTGTAAATCGCGCCTATGAATGGGGGCATCCGGCGGTTGCAATTACAGATCACGGTGTATTGCAGGGATTTCCGATCGCACGTCATGCATACGAAGACTTGAGACTAAAAGAAGATGATTCATTTAAGATCATTTATGGGGTAGAAGGATATTTCGTTGATGACCTTGGAGATTTGATCATTGATTCAAAAGGGCAGTCACTAATGGACAGTTATGTTGTATTCGATATTGAGACAACAGGATTTAACAGTGTCAATGACCGAATTATAGAAATTGGTGCGGTAAGAGTCGTAGAAGGAGAGATTAAAGAAACATTCAGTGAATTTGTCAATCCAGAGCGACCAATTCCATATAAGATCACTCAGCTGACAACGATCACAGATGATATGGTAAAAGATGCGGGAACGATCGAAGAAATCCTTCCACAGTTTTTAAGATTCTGTGAGGGATCTGTTTTGGTTGCACATAATGCAGGATTTGATACAGGGTTTATCCGCGAAAATGCGAAAAGATTGAATCTTCCATATGATCATACAGTCGTGGATACACTGGGACTTGCAAGATGTCTAATGGGACATCTTGGTAAATTTACACTGGATAATATTTGTAAACATTTAAATATCATACTGGAAACACACCATAGAGCAGTTGATGATGCAACAGCAACAGGAAAGATTTTTGTAGAATTCATTTCTATGTTAAAAGAAAAAGATATTACAGATCTAGATCAGGTCAACGAATTTGCAAATGATAATGTCGATCTGATCAAAAAAGGACGCATGTATCATGGAATTATTCTGGTTAAGAATAATACAGGGCGTGTTAATTTAAACCGCTTGGTATCCGAATCACATTTAAATTACTTTAACCGTCGCCCAAGAATGCCAAAGTCCCTGATCAATAAATACAGAGATGGACTGATCATTGGATCTGCGTGTGAAGCAGGAGAATTATATCAGGCATTGCTTGATGAACGCTCAGATGAAACGATTGCGAATATTGTATCATTTTATGACTATCTGGAGATTCAGCCAGTAGGAAACAATGAATTTATGATTGGATCCGAACGTGTTGAGAATGTGAATTCGATTGAAGATATTCAGAAATTCAATCAAAAGATCGTAGATCTTGGAGAACAATTCCATAAGCCAGTCGTTGCGACATGTGATGTACATTTTCTAAATCCAGATGATGCAATCTATCGTTCTATTTTATTAGCTGGAAAAGGATTTAAAGATGCTGACCAGCAGGCACCGCTTTATTTTAGGACAACACAGGAGATGTTAGATGAGTTTGCGTATCTTGGAAGTGAGAAAGCCAAAGAAGTTGTCATAACAAACACGAATAAGATCAATGATATGATTGAAAATATTTCTCCGATCCATCCGGATAAATGCCCGCCGGTAATCCCAGATTCAGACAAAACATTAAGAGAAATCTGTTATAATAGAGCACATGAGATTTATGGAGATGATCTTCCAGAACGAGTGACAAGTCGTTTGGAAAAAGAATTAAACTCTATTATTGGAAATGGATATGCGGTAATGTACATCATCGCACAGAAATTGGTATGGGATTCGAATGACCATGGGTATCTGGTAGGATCACGAGGATCGGTAGGATCTTCCTTTGCAGCAACGATGTCAGGGATCACGGAAGTAAATCCGTTGCCAGCACATTATATCTGTCCAGAATGTCATTTTGTGGATTTTGACTCAGAACAGGTGCAAAAATATGCGAAGATGGGTATGTCAGGTTTTGACATGCCAGATGCATACTGTCCAAAGTGTGGAGCAAAGATGACGAAAGAAGGACAGGATATCCCGTTTGAGACATTCCTTGGGTTTAAAGGAAATAAAGAGCCGGATATCGACTTAAACTTCTCAGGAGAATATCAGGGAAAAGCACATGCTTATGTAGAAGTTATCTTTGGAAAAGGAAAAGCATTCCGAGCGGGAACGATCGGTACACTGGCAGAGAAAACAGCCTATGGTTATGTGTTGAAATATCTGGAAGAACGAGGAATCAGTAAACGTCGTTGCGAAATAGAGAGATTAGCACTTGGATGTACGGGAGTTAAGAGAACAACTGGTCAGCATCCGGGTGGAATCATTGTAGTACCGCATGATAAAGAAATTTATGATTTTACAGCGGTACAACATCCAGCCAATGATATGAATACACCGATCATTACGACACATTTTGAATACCATTCGATTGACCAGAACCTATTAAAACTTGATATTCTGGGACATGACGATCCATCTATGATCCGAAGAATGGAAGATATCACAGGAATTGATGCACAGACGATCCCAATGGACGATAAAGGCGTTATGGGATTATTTCATGGAACAGAAACCTTAGGGATCACACCAGAAGATATTGATGGGACACCGCTTGGATCACTTGGAGTACCGGAATTTGGGACAGACTTTGTAATTCAAATGCTTCAGGATACGCATCCACAGAGCTTTTCTGATCTTGTCCGTATTTCTGGGCTGTCTCATGGAACCGATGTATGGCTTGGAAATGCTCAGACATTGATCGAGAATGGAGATGCGGTTATTTCCACAGCAATCTGTTGTCGAGATGATATCATGGTATATCTGATCAATCAGGGATTGGAACAGGAAGCGTCATTTAAGATTATGGAAGGAGTCCGAAAAGGAAAGGGACTTACAGATGAACAAGAACAGATGATGAGAGATCACAATGTGCCAGATTGGTATATCTGGTCTTGTAAACAGATCAAATATATGTTCCCGAAAGCCCATGCGGCAGCTTATGTTATGATGGCATGGAGGATCGCATGGTATAAGGTTTATCACCCATTAGCATATTATGCAGCATATTTCAGTATTCGTGCGAAAGCATTTTCTTATGAAGATATGTGTCTGGGAAAAGAACGCTTGGATGAAAAGATGAGTATTATTAAGAATACGCCAAAACATGAAGTTAAAAATGCTGATCTTGATCTGCTACGAGAAATGAAGATCGCAGATGAAATGTATGCAAGAGGTTATGAATTCTGGCCGTTGGATATTTACAAGGCAAAGGCAAAAGATTTCCAGGTCATTGATGGAAAGATCATGCCGGCGCTTACCAGCATTGATGGTATGGGAGAAAAGGCGGCACAGCAGGTAGAAGAAGCAGCCAAAGGAGAACCATTTACATCCTTGGAAAACTTCAGAAACAGAACAAAAGCACCACAAGCATGTATCGAGAAAATGAAAGAACTTGGAATTATGGGAGATCTATCAGATACTGATCAGTTAAGTTTCGATTTTCTTTGA
- the rimP gene encoding ribosome maturation factor RimP — MARRVDIETKTEELVLPIIEANNFELVDVEYVKEGANWYLRVYADKEGGIAIDDCVLISRSLEEKLDAEDFIEDAYILEVSSPGLGRPLKKEKDYVRSVGKSIDIKLYKAIDKQKEFTGILKENMEDQIVLTIEDQDITFEKKSIASARLSLDF, encoded by the coding sequence TTGGCAAGACGAGTTGATATTGAAACAAAAACAGAAGAACTGGTATTACCGATCATTGAAGCCAACAATTTTGAACTGGTGGATGTAGAATATGTCAAAGAAGGGGCAAACTGGTATTTAAGAGTTTACGCAGACAAAGAAGGTGGAATTGCAATTGATGACTGCGTGCTGATCAGCAGAAGCTTAGAAGAGAAACTGGATGCAGAAGATTTTATCGAAGATGCATATATTTTAGAAGTAAGTTCTCCAGGACTTGGAAGACCACTAAAAAAAGAAAAAGATTATGTAAGAAGTGTCGGAAAGTCCATTGACATCAAGCTTTATAAAGCAATTGATAAGCAAAAGGAATTTACTGGTATTTTAAAAGAAAACATGGAAGATCAGATTGTACTAACAATCGAAGATCAGGATATTACATTTGAGAAAAAGAGCATTGCAAGTGCTCGTTTGTCGTTAGATTTTTAA
- a CDS encoding L7Ae/L30e/S12e/Gadd45 family ribosomal protein — MNKGLSLLGLAFRSGNLVSGEFAAREAVRKKTATLIIVANDASDNTKKMFENQCKHYQVPFYCWGLKEELGHAIGKEFRASIAVTDQGFAEALLKQLDK, encoded by the coding sequence ATGAATAAAGGATTATCTCTTCTAGGTCTTGCATTCAGATCCGGTAATCTGGTCAGTGGAGAATTTGCCGCAAGAGAAGCTGTCAGGAAAAAGACAGCAACTCTTATCATTGTAGCCAATGATGCTTCCGATAATACAAAAAAGATGTTTGAGAATCAATGTAAACATTATCAAGTACCTTTTTATTGCTGGGGATTAAAAGAAGAGCTTGGGCATGCGATCGGGAAGGAGTTTCGAGCGTCGATCGCAGTGACTGATCAAGGTTTTGCAGAAGCTCTTTTAAAACAGCTTGATAAATAA
- the nusA gene encoding transcription termination factor NusA has translation MSELIAALNQLEKEKGIDKDVIMEAIENSLLAACKRDFGSADNVVVNMDRETGDIYVYAIKEVVDEVYDPALEISLGKAKAIDQNLNLGDTVRIEITPKDFGRIAAMHARSVIVQKIKEEERRVVYDHFYCKEKDIVTGVVQRYVGENVSVSLDDKTDALLMKSEQIRGEVFKPTERIKLYIVEVKETNRGPRILVSRTHPDLVKRLFEKEVAEIQDGTVEIKNIVREAGSRTKMAVWSNDKNVDPVGACVGLNGARVNAIVNDLKGEKIDIINWNEDPCVFIENALSPSKVVSVAVDVEEKSAEVVVPDYQLSLAIGKEGQNARLAARLTGYKIDIKSESQAAEEAAKVSEEPEADEFEIEEDLFNEEINDDFVEDAENTEEAVEDFDAEDIEE, from the coding sequence ATGAGTGAATTAATTGCGGCATTAAATCAGTTGGAGAAGGAAAAAGGTATTGATAAAGACGTTATCATGGAAGCCATTGAAAATTCCCTGCTTGCTGCATGTAAAAGAGATTTTGGAAGTGCAGATAACGTTGTAGTTAATATGGATCGTGAAACAGGAGATATTTATGTTTATGCGATCAAAGAAGTTGTAGACGAAGTCTATGATCCTGCACTGGAGATCAGTCTTGGAAAAGCAAAGGCAATCGATCAGAACTTAAATCTTGGAGATACTGTAAGAATTGAAATCACACCAAAAGATTTCGGACGTATTGCAGCAATGCATGCAAGAAGCGTTATTGTTCAGAAAATCAAAGAAGAAGAAAGAAGAGTTGTATATGATCATTTCTACTGCAAAGAAAAAGATATCGTAACAGGTGTTGTTCAGCGTTATGTTGGAGAGAATGTAAGTGTAAGCTTAGATGACAAAACAGATGCTCTGTTAATGAAATCTGAACAGATCAGAGGTGAAGTGTTCAAACCAACAGAGAGAATCAAACTTTATATTGTAGAAGTAAAAGAAACAAATCGTGGACCACGTATTCTCGTTTCAAGAACACATCCAGATCTTGTAAAACGTTTATTTGAGAAAGAAGTTGCGGAAATTCAGGATGGAACAGTAGAGATCAAGAACATTGTGCGTGAAGCAGGATCAAGAACAAAGATGGCTGTATGGTCCAATGATAAGAATGTAGATCCAGTTGGAGCATGTGTCGGATTAAATGGTGCCAGAGTGAATGCAATAGTCAATGACTTAAAAGGCGAGAAAATCGATATCATCAACTGGAATGAAGATCCTTGTGTATTCATTGAGAATGCATTAAGCCCATCAAAAGTTGTTTCTGTGGCAGTTGATGTAGAAGAAAAGAGCGCAGAAGTTGTAGTTCCAGATTACCAGTTATCATTAGCAATCGGTAAAGAAGGACAGAATGCGAGACTAGCTGCAAGATTAACAGGCTATAAGATTGACATTAAGAGTGAATCACAGGCAGCTGAAGAAGCAGCAAAAGTCAGTGAAGAACCAGAGGCAGATGAATTTGAGATTGAAGAAGATCTTTTTAACGAAGAGATCAATGATGATTTCGTAGAAGATGCAGAGAATACAGAAGAAGCTGTTGAAGATTTTGATGCAGAGGATATTGAAGAATAG
- the ispG gene encoding flavodoxin-dependent (E)-4-hydroxy-3-methylbut-2-enyl-diphosphate synthase, with translation MYTRNQTRVISIGDVKIGGGNPVAIQSMTNTKTENVEETVKQILALEKAGCQIIRCTVPTMKAAEAFTEIKKQIHIPLVADIHFDYKLAIAAMEHGADKIRINPGNIGGEENIRKVVETAKKYHVPIRVGVNSGSLEKPLVKKYNGVTAQGLVESALDKVAMLEKYDFHDMVVSIKSSDVLMCAQAYRLVADKIDYPLHVGITEAGTVFSGNIKSAVGLGIILNQGIGDTIRVSLTGDPVNEIASAKLILKTLGLRSGGIEVVSCPTCGRTNIDLIPLANQVETMAADFENLNLKVAVMGCVVNGPGEAKEADVGIAGGNGEGLLIKKGEVIRKVPEDQLLDTLRYELEHWGE, from the coding sequence ATGTATACAAGAAATCAGACAAGAGTAATTTCGATTGGAGATGTTAAGATTGGAGGAGGCAATCCAGTTGCCATCCAGTCTATGACAAATACAAAGACAGAAAATGTGGAAGAGACGGTCAAACAGATTCTTGCTCTTGAGAAGGCTGGATGCCAGATCATTCGCTGTACTGTTCCAACAATGAAAGCTGCCGAAGCTTTTACAGAGATTAAGAAGCAGATTCATATTCCGTTGGTCGCGGATATTCATTTTGACTATAAACTTGCAATTGCAGCGATGGAACATGGGGCAGATAAGATCCGTATCAATCCGGGGAATATCGGTGGAGAAGAGAATATCCGCAAAGTGGTAGAAACAGCAAAGAAATATCATGTACCAATCCGTGTTGGTGTAAACAGCGGATCATTGGAGAAACCACTTGTTAAAAAATATAACGGAGTAACTGCACAAGGACTGGTAGAAAGTGCCTTAGATAAAGTTGCTATGCTTGAAAAATATGATTTTCATGATATGGTAGTCAGTATTAAGTCTTCTGATGTTTTGATGTGTGCACAAGCATACCGCCTAGTCGCAGATAAAATCGATTATCCTCTGCATGTAGGGATCACAGAAGCTGGAACAGTTTTTAGTGGTAATATCAAATCAGCTGTAGGACTTGGAATTATCTTAAATCAGGGAATTGGTGATACGATCCGTGTATCATTGACAGGAGATCCAGTCAACGAGATTGCCAGTGCGAAACTGATCTTAAAGACATTAGGACTTCGTTCCGGAGGAATTGAAGTTGTATCCTGCCCAACATGTGGACGTACGAATATCGATCTGATTCCACTTGCCAATCAGGTAGAGACAATGGCTGCAGATTTTGAAAATCTGAATCTCAAGGTTGCTGTTATGGGGTGCGTTGTGAACGGACCAGGAGAGGCCAAAGAAGCAGATGTAGGAATCGCTGGTGGAAATGGAGAGGGACTTCTGATCAAGAAAGGTGAGGTTATCCGCAAAGTACCAGAAGACCAATTACTTGATACTTTAAGATATGAATTAGAACACTGGGGTGAATAA